A part of Emys orbicularis isolate rEmyOrb1 chromosome 13, rEmyOrb1.hap1, whole genome shotgun sequence genomic DNA contains:
- the LOC135887322 gene encoding killer cell lectin-like receptor subfamily F member 1 produces the protein MEDDDGYAIMTRMKRINSTQPSPHGNQGSPPGLDSYKVAVGILGAVCVLLVLAVIAQSVWGFQAGQASCSAEFDVWQAAFMSRLKQSLCDPVGNGPAGGTRCKLCPKDWQAHNGKCYWDSKRSQMWNDSQKDCESRNSQMLVIRDQEDMDFINTITDGANHVWIGLNITSHTGNWTWVDGSPLNQTLFRVSGPVASNSCGVVKGNRINSETCSAEFKWICQKDAIVV, from the exons ATGGAGGATGATGATGGTTATGCTATCATGACCCGGATGAAGAGGATAAACTCAACCCAGCCATCTCCGCACGGGAACCAAG GTTCTCCTCCCGGTCTCGACAGTTATAAAGTTGCTGTGGGAATcttaggggctgtgtgtgtcctTCTGGTGTTGGCTGTGATTGCTCAGAGTGTCTGGG GTTTCCAGGCCGGACAGGCCAGTTGCAGCGCAGAATTCGACGTCTGGCAGGCGGCCTTCATGTCTCGTCTCAAGCAGAGTCTGTGTGACCCAGTCGGGAACGGCCCAGCAG GGGGCACCCGGTGCAAACTCTGCCCCAAGGACTGGCAGGCGCACAACGGAAAGTGCTACTGGGATTCTAAAAGGAGTCAGATGTGGAACGACAGCCAGAAAGACTGTGAATCGAGGAATTCACAAATGCTCGTGATCCGGGACCAAGAGGACATG GATTTCATAAACACTATCACAGATGGTGCAAACCACGTCTGGATCGGCCTGAACATCACGTCCCACACTGGGAACTGGACCTGGGTGGACGGCTCCCCTTTAAATCAAACGCT GTTCCGGGTCTCGGGCCCTGTTGCCTCCAACAGCTGTGGGGTGGTAAAGGGGAACCGGATCAACTCGGAAACCTGCAGCGCCGAATTCAAGTGGATTTGCCAGAAAGACGCTATCGTGGTGTGA